Proteins encoded in a region of the Acidobacteriota bacterium genome:
- the tnpA gene encoding IS200/IS605 family transposase: protein MGHSYINVLVHIVFSTKGRRKIIPVEKQEELWKYITGIARNPGVNAIAVGGMPDHIHMLIAESGTVPISTVLQKIKGSSSKWLGTQVRGFAWQEGFGAFGVSASHRDKVIAYIHNQPEHHKKRTFEEEFLALLKAVGVDYDPRYVLG from the coding sequence ATGGGACATTCCTACATCAATGTCCTCGTTCACATTGTTTTCAGCACCAAAGGACGCCGAAAAATCATTCCCGTCGAAAAACAAGAAGAACTCTGGAAGTACATCACTGGGATTGCCCGAAATCCTGGTGTTAACGCCATCGCGGTTGGCGGAATGCCAGATCACATTCACATGCTGATTGCCGAATCAGGTACCGTTCCTATCTCTACCGTGCTCCAGAAGATCAAGGGCAGCTCGTCAAAGTGGCTCGGAACGCAGGTGCGCGGGTTTGCCTGGCAGGAAGGATTTGGAGCCTTCGGCGTGAGCGCGTCGCATCGCGACAAGGTGATCGCATATATCCACAATCAGCCTGAGCACCATAAGAAGAGAACCTTTGAGGAGGAGTTTCTAGCCCTGTTGAAAGCGGTTGGAGTTGATTACGATCCAAGATATGTTTTGGGATGA